In the genome of Crassostrea angulata isolate pt1a10 chromosome 6, ASM2561291v2, whole genome shotgun sequence, the window AAAGTACTTGTTTGATATTCCACACACAATCTTGATGAAGTCACTAATGAATGGCACCTGGGACGAAGGAAGGACGCGGTCAAAAAACTTCCACCTCTTTATCCTCGCATTAGCAGATTCTACCACCCAGCGTATCTGtaacataaataataaaagagATCAACTCTATGTGAATATACTAATATATAGcaactctctctttctctctctcttgctctgtctctcttctctctctcacactctctctctctctctctctctcctgattCTTTCGTATTAAATTAGAATAATGCTGTATATATAGCATACCTTACCTTGGTTACTAAACGGCTTGTATTTGCATCTGCTGTTGACATTTGCTTTTCACCTTTCTTCATAAATGCAGGCATGGCAGATACTAATCCAAGGTCTTCAAGTAATGTCAAGGAATCCCGAAAGCCTCTGTCTACAACAAACACATCTCTCTCTTCAATCCACTTCAACACATCTTCTTTGTTAGTCTTCATGATGTGGCTCAAGATTGCAGCATCATTGTTCTTCGCTACATATGGTCCAAGAACAGAGAGGTAATAGCCACTAGTTGTTACAACAATCATTGGCTTCACCAATGGACGACCCTTATGCATGCTATATGATTTCCTTTGAAAGGCAAAGTTCAtacttttttgtatataaatgtatgtgcCGTCTAAAACAAGAATGGCTTGGGTGCCAGTACCACCAAAAAGAGACTCTGCTAATGGCCTGGTATGCTTATTTATAACATCCTCTCTGGAGATGTGCTGAAACCCAACATTGTTTGGTACAAATGTCTCCATCAGTGTTCTCCTCACTACCGAGATGGCGCGACGAATGCTTGactttgaaacatttaataGTGTTGACAGCATTTCATTGGACAGACCACATCTCATCTTAAGAAGAAAAATTCCAAGGCTGGTTCTAACACTGCGAGTGGATGTGTTCTTTACCTTTCCATCTACAGCTGATAGCAGATCATCAAAGGAGACTTTATTTATTCCAGTGAGGTTGACATACTCTTGGTCACTCAATGCATTTGGATCATCAAAGTCTATTCTTTTCCCTCCATTTAGCAGAGCAATGTCCCTTAGATACATAAGCATATCAACAATAGATGTCCTGTTAAGTGTAGATGTTTCtgaaaatgaagaaattttttcTAGTGCCTCTTCAGTGAATCTTCCATTGGGGAGATGACGTGTGCAGCATCTTGAACCTGGCGGAATCAATACTCcttgttgtaaaaaaaacagAGTGACGTTCATTTGATGACACCACAACCAACTTTGGCCCAGGTTTTCAGCAGATGAAGCAGCTAGAATGACTGGAAGATGTGGAGGGCACTGTCAGGGTTACTGATGGAGGACTGTGAATGGCAGCATTCCTAGCATTAATTTGCTTCCTCTCTGGAGGAGAGAAGGGAGCTGTGTCTCTTAACTCATGCTCCAAgttttgttgttcatttttccTCCGCTTAAGATGAGAATGTACCTTCACCCGACACAAACTACACAACACCTCATCCTCAGACACATCGCCTACAGTCCACTTCTGGAGAACTAGTCGTTGTGCAGCTGTCACAGTACGTCGATCTCTCTGGTTTGTTCGTTTCTTACAGCAAACACAAGGATATTCTCTTTTCCTCATATGCTATTAAATATAATAAGcagtaaattattttaatttgtgcACCACTATAATAAGCAAGTTTACCAATGTCTGTTGACAAATATGTAAGCAGATGtactaataattatataatgcatTAATTATGATTAATGATAAATATTGGCAAGATTGTATATAACCAATGGGCCACAGCAACTCAGTTGGTCATGCAATTTAATTGGcttgctgtatttttttttttttttacaaaaaatacttaTATTAATAATATCCTACCTTAAAGAGTTCTTTTCCCATGCCTAGGTGAAACTATTGTACTCTAGTTGTTGTGGCAGTCATATCTTTCTTAGGCCATGGTCATGtattgaataaacttgaatctacaatacccaATATTGCCctttataattcataaatataatgaaccaaataaacagttaattagttttttttttcattttctatgtaatttttcatcattgtcaaACTTTCCTTTAATCGCCTAACCTACCAGGGGCCAAGATTAAAGCAAAtttaagttaaaatatattttttgaagtgtCTCATACATTAACACTATATACATTCACCTGTTAAAATGCTCACACAATTAATGTACATGACTAAATATGGGACATCATAGACAATACAATATTAAAACTTCATAATATTTTGTCTTTTCATTCGTTAATACATATagctataaaaaaataatttgtatcaAGTGTTCTAACAGCTACGTACCGGTATACACACGTACAGATATGACATAATATCTTTAGCAAATATAtccagatatacatgtaattctagtTTTAACAGTTTAAAGCTGTAAAATAACTTGTAAccttaataacaaattatctaTTGGACATTAACATGAGTATATTTTTCATCACATACCAAAGTTCGTATAAAAGTAGTTCCACAAATCTATTTTATAAAGTTGGCTACCTAAACATGCTAAATTCAATACGCCAAGTAaatctatttatagtaacaggtactttccAATTGTTTATAGGGAGACACACGGTGCATGTGTGAAATGCGCTACATACCTCTCATAatgaacaaattataaaaaatatgaccAAACGTCCATTGATAAACTGTGATCAAGTGCACAAATTCACAACTGACGACGAAAATTGTCCATTATTGTTATAGGCCTACCCTAAACTGCTACTGGCGTACCAGTACTGTACGAGTGCATATCGATATACATCTGTAACCTTCAAATTGACcattaaaaatgcatgtatatgtaaccATACTGAATAAAATGTTCTATTTAATGAGTGTATTAATTACACAATGTAGGTGGATTACTAAAAAATAGTGAAATCGCTTACATAGTGTTACAGTACCAGAAGACGATTTTAATTGTGTGCATTTTGTGTTCAAGTCGTCTCTACATGCAAATGAAGAAGAGGGACAGGTTTAGTTCTTTTTTCATGGCAGTTTGACACTGTACAATTGTATGGATTTAAACTTACCTATAAACAAAAGTGGCAGTCTTGGATTTCTCCAAATTAAACTCGGTCACCCCGATCATTCGTCTGCGTTTGTCACTACGGTGACGTCATACTGTTTACACAGCGAAAGGGAAACaactcaaatttttttttattttagaaattaacaTAGTGCGCAGAATTTTACCATCGTGATTTTCGGCATGGAAGTCGCTCCTatagagttttattttttggcaaagtaAGAACTTGGTAAATCAATGCGCACACAGTAAAATGCTGAATTATACTGccgattttaccaattttttCCGGAAATTGTAATTCCGCCGGAGAATTtcacgtaaaaaaaaatcaccttcGAGGCAATATCGGcaacattttattctatatttaaataatacatatattaaatatatatttacggtacaatttatttttcaagagTGCAGttaattttttggtaaatttgaGGGCGTAATATCGCATCAACTGAATCAAGTTCTTTCCCAGTCTGTATTGAACTTATCCATTTCACTTCTTTCTTTTGCACAGAATTGGAATACTTTatataactgttttaaatcattcatAAGGGCATTTACTGTTAATTGGTTTTTCTGGCATCTActtctgtatatgtatttttttatcaatatgagTACAATATTGAACGCTTTTGACTTCACATCATCTAAGACtccaaaaataaaagttttattatcaaGGACTATTCTAATTCCTTTAGAGTTGCAAACTCGAACAAATTCTGCTAATAAATGTTGTACCCTTGGACATTCCCATAATAAGTGATATATTGTTTCCTCAGCATCTTCACAAAAGGTACATAGATTAGTATCCACTTTaccaattttatacataaaactgTTTGT includes:
- the LOC128189791 gene encoding uncharacterized protein LOC128189791 — translated: MNVTLFFLQQGVLIPPGSRCCTRHLPNGRFTEEALEKISSFSETSTLNRTSIVDMLMYLRDIALLNGGKRIDFDDPNALSDQEYVNLTGINKVSFDDLLSAVDGKVKNTSTRSVRTSLGIFLLKMRCGLSNEMLSTLLNVSKSSIRRAISVVRRTLMETFVPNNVGFQHISREDVINKHTRPLAESLFGGTGTQAILVLDGTYIYIQKSMNFAFQRKSYSMHKGRPLVKPMIVVTTSGYYLSVLGPYVAKNNDAAILSHIMKTNKEDVLKWIEERDVFVVDRGFRDSLTLLEDLGLVSAMPAFMKKGEKQMSTADANTSRLVTKIRWVVESANARIKRWKFFDRVLPSSQVPFISDFIKIVCGISNKYFPPLSTGCTEEDSLVAAKMQYLSRQINQLKEEVEERKLDTRSAIWKHPDELQDFPRLDEDQLRELTCGTYQVKLASSYAEEHFGNGCDIMVHKEDPSLIRVRIRSRHISSKSYFLWIRYDEGSVIGWYCRCRAGARVVGMCAHIAAVLWYIGLGRDMESLRSVRDWSKFIDDAAVIPDAIDESESEDDSSECLNEQ